AATTAATAATCGCATTTTTACTATTCTTTCCTTCAATCACCTCTTTTTGAAAAAGAGTTTGAAAAAATTCAAGAGTATAAGTCAAAGGAATATTCATTCTCATTTTTCTCATTGAGGCCATTAGGAAGAAATAACACTCTTCGTCAATAATGAGCTTAGAGTTCCTAATAAAAAAAGAAACCTTTACAGCATCTCCCAGGAGAAATGCCCTGTTCTTCACATTCAATTCGTCTGATGTAAAATATTGATTTTCCAATGTATGATTTATTTATAAAAAAATAATGAACGATAAATCGTTCATCAGTTTTATCATTTTGTACAGCCCACTATTAAGCAGCCCCTAGTTTTATTCTTAGATTTTCTATAAGATTCTCCCAATACATCGCATTTTCTTCTTCATCTCCTTCTTCACAAAAGTCTGTGATATTTAAAGCCAAATCTTCAGTAATATCATCAATCGTGATGGTCATTTCAAAGAAATTCTTTGTTCCCTCATCTTCTTCCCATCTGAAACGCACGAAACCTTCTGGCTTATATCTAATCAAAGTCGCCTTTTCAGCAGGGCCTCCACCCCAGCTAAAAAAGAAGTCATCTCCTTTCTCTACTACCTCATCCGCAAACCATTCAGATAATCCTTCTGCCGTCGCCAGATACTCATATAAAATCTCTGAAAGACAATGCATTGGAAATTCGTAATGGACTTTAAGTTTCGCCATATAATCTTTGTTTTATCGTCCCGCAATATATAAATTAATTTTTTTATTACACAAAAATGTATTTACTTTTTTATACAATATGCATGATATTTGTCACAGTTGTTCTGACACTATCGTGAAGGATTTTAAAAGCAAAATTTACAGTGCTTGGCATAAAAAAATCTCTTCTTTGAAAGAAGAGATTGATATCTAATTTTCGTTTAAAACTTCAAGGATAATCTGGCATCCCTCTTTTATTTCCTCAAGAGATATGGTTAATGGTGGAGAAATTCTTAAATATTCATTCCTGTACAGTTGCCAGAACACTACAAGACCTTTTTCCATACACTTCTGAGCAACTTTTAAAGTATATTCCGGGCTTCCTAAATTTACAGCGAGCATCAACCCTCTCCCGTTTATATTACTAATCTTGGGATGCACCAGTAATTCTCTGAATAGTTCCTCTTTCCTGTCCACCTCATTCATTAACCCACTTTCTAGCACTTCTTTTAATGTTGCATAGCTGGATGCCGCTATAAGAGGGTTCCCTCCGAATGTAGTGATATGTCCAAGCTTCGGCGAATGTGACAAACTGCTCATTATTTCCTTAGAGCTCATAAAAGCTCCAACAGGGACTCCACCTCCCATTCCTTTCCCCATAACAAGGATATCCGGAACAATTCCATAATGCTCAAATGAAAACAGCTTACCTGTCCTTCCAAACCCCGGTTGTATCTCATCCAGGATAAGGAGAGCCCCCACCTCCTCACATCTTTTTTTTAATTTCTTCAGATAATCGTTCTGAGGAACTAAAAATCCTGCCGCACCCTGTATCGTTTCAAGGATTACACAGGCTGTCTTCTCAGTAATCTTATCCAGATCATCTTCATTATTGAATTCAATAAATGATACCATCGGTAAAAGAGGACGAAATTCCCTCTTATGATACTCATTTCCCGAAACACTTAATGCTCCATGGGTATTTCCATGATAAGAATCTTTAAAGGAAATAATTTCTTCCCTTCCGGTATATCTTTTGGCCAGCTTCAGACTTCCATCTATAGCTTCAGCTCCACTATTGACAAGATAAGTAACTTCCAGCGGATCCGGAGTAGCTTCTGCCAGCAAACGACATAATGCCACAGGTTTATCCTGCGCATATTCACCATATACCATTACATGAAGGTACTTTTCCGCCTGTTCTTTGATTGCATTAACGATTTTAGGATGGGAATGTCCCAAAGTATTGGCAGAAACTCCTGCTACAAAATCAAGATATCTCTTTCCGTCCGTTCCAAAAATATAGCTTCCTTCTGCTTTTTCAACTTCAAAACCTGCTGCAAATTGTGTAGTTTGTGCCTGGTATGAAAAAAAATCTTTTTGCAATTCCATTTTAAATAAAATTTTAGCAAAGCTAAAAAACATTCATTAAATCCCGAAATTATCATTACACAAAAAAAGCCTGCTTTTTGGCAGGCCTTTTATATTTACAGAAACTTATTTTCTGACTCTCTTAGGTTTTTTAGCTTCTTCCTTAGCTTTTTCCTTTTCAACAGCTTCTTTAGCCGCATCATAAAGTTCAGTGTCGGCTTCGTATTTTATCTCTTCATATCCAGGAGTATCTACGAGGATATCCTGCCATTTCCTGATTCTGTCTTTTGTATTCCAGTTAAAGTCCTGAAATTTCCTTCTGGCAGGTTCTATCTTACTCATAGGATATGTATCGGACGTTGCCCCGATATTACAGGATACAATCTGAAGTACTCTACTTTCAAATATAGCATCAATAATTCCACATGAGGTAAGGGTAATACCTATTCTTTCATTCTCTTTAGTCTTTTCGTTAAAGTCATCCGCATAACTTATAGCCTGTGCATTTCCTATAACTTTGGTTTCTTTGACCTCGCTTTTTTCATAATAAACGGTCATGAGCTTTCCTTTTACCTGGTTGAACTCATCTTTCAGGTTCAAAGAATCAACTTTACTTATAGCAAATGCATTTCCTATTACTTTCAAGGAATCAAGATCCTCAGTTGCCGTATTAAAATAAGCTTCGATTTTATCTCCTGTCACCTGCTTTTCTCCACTCCATAAGATTGGTGCAGTATACATATGCATAATACCATCCGTTTCGTTAAATGCAATGGAATCTGCTCTTCCCTGTGCATTGGACTTATAAAACCTTCCTTTCCTGAATGCCCTCAAAAAACTTTTTTTCTTTGTAGCATCAGTTTCATCAGGTTTCTGATAAGAGATTATCTTTTCAGCTGCAAAATATATAGAATCCTTTTCAAGGATCTTTACGGCATATGGATTTTTGGTAATGATCGAAGAATCTTTCTTTTGAAAAATTTCTCCATAACCTCCTTTCACATATCTTTTTTCTTTAGGATCATCTAATGTCACATTTCCGGTAGCTGTACCAAACCCTGTGAGCTGATTAAAATACATATCATCTCCGGTCAGAATTTTATCGTTATAATGTATCCTCGAATTTTTATTAAGGTAGGATTCTTTAGAACCCATTTTATAGGTACCTCTTTCGGTGTATATATAGTTTTTCGGATTGGCCCTGTTGGTTATCGTTGTGGGACCAAAGAACTCAGCAACTTTAGTATTCTGGTTCTGTTTGATGTTGGGACCTTCGATAACATAGTCCGGAGTATCAATTTTTACATTGCCTACAAAATCGATCATCTTCGTATCCAGAAAATAGGTCGCAGATTTTGTATACATCACATTCTGTCCGTCAGAAATCGTTCCTCCTGTATTAAAATAGGCAAGATTTGAAAGTTTATCGTAATAAAGAATATCGGTTCTGATGGTTTGCTTTGGGTCGGTAAGTACTACGTTCTTACGTGCAACGCCCTTTTGGGTATTCCCATCGTATTCCATTTCCCCAGCAGTAATTACCGATCCATCTGTGTTCTGGAGCTTTGTATTACCAATCGCTTTCGCAAAGTTTTCTTCGCTATACAGCACAACTTCATCTGCCGTAAGGATAGAACCCTGATTTTCGATTTTTACATTTCCCTCAAGATATTGGTTTCCGTCATACTTTGCAGGATCTTTTTTTACAAAATCCGCATGGATGATTTTAATTTTATCTTCAGGTCTTATTTGCTTGGGTGCATTATTATTTACAGGAGCTTTTAAATAAGGATCCCTTTGCGCAGGCTTTTGTTGATCTTGCGCAAACATAAAAGTAGAAACAAAGAGTATCAGAAAAAGAATCAG
The sequence above is drawn from the Chryseobacterium daecheongense genome and encodes:
- a CDS encoding START-like domain-containing protein, with protein sequence MAKLKVHYEFPMHCLSEILYEYLATAEGLSEWFADEVVEKGDDFFFSWGGGPAEKATLIRYKPEGFVRFRWEEDEGTKNFFEMTITIDDITEDLALNITDFCEEGDEEENAMYWENLIENLRIKLGAA
- a CDS encoding aspartate aminotransferase family protein, whose protein sequence is MQKDFFSYQAQTTQFAAGFEVEKAEGSYIFGTDGKRYLDFVAGVSANTLGHSHPKIVNAIKEQAEKYLHVMVYGEYAQDKPVALCRLLAEATPDPLEVTYLVNSGAEAIDGSLKLAKRYTGREEIISFKDSYHGNTHGALSVSGNEYHKREFRPLLPMVSFIEFNNEDDLDKITEKTACVILETIQGAAGFLVPQNDYLKKLKKRCEEVGALLILDEIQPGFGRTGKLFSFEHYGIVPDILVMGKGMGGGVPVGAFMSSKEIMSSLSHSPKLGHITTFGGNPLIAASSYATLKEVLESGLMNEVDRKEELFRELLVHPKISNINGRGLMLAVNLGSPEYTLKVAQKCMEKGLVVFWQLYRNEYLRISPPLTISLEEIKEGCQIILEVLNEN
- a CDS encoding organic solvent tolerance protein OstA, which produces MRLILFLILFVSTFMFAQDQQKPAQRDPYLKAPVNNNAPKQIRPEDKIKIIHADFVKKDPAKYDGNQYLEGNVKIENQGSILTADEVVLYSEENFAKAIGNTKLQNTDGSVITAGEMEYDGNTQKGVARKNVVLTDPKQTIRTDILYYDKLSNLAYFNTGGTISDGQNVMYTKSATYFLDTKMIDFVGNVKIDTPDYVIEGPNIKQNQNTKVAEFFGPTTITNRANPKNYIYTERGTYKMGSKESYLNKNSRIHYNDKILTGDDMYFNQLTGFGTATGNVTLDDPKEKRYVKGGYGEIFQKKDSSIITKNPYAVKILEKDSIYFAAEKIISYQKPDETDATKKKSFLRAFRKGRFYKSNAQGRADSIAFNETDGIMHMYTAPILWSGEKQVTGDKIEAYFNTATEDLDSLKVIGNAFAISKVDSLNLKDEFNQVKGKLMTVYYEKSEVKETKVIGNAQAISYADDFNEKTKENERIGITLTSCGIIDAIFESRVLQIVSCNIGATSDTYPMSKIEPARRKFQDFNWNTKDRIRKWQDILVDTPGYEEIKYEADTELYDAAKEAVEKEKAKEEAKKPKRVRK